GTTAACGAACGCGCGCTACCTACGTAACGTATAAAGCGTAGGCTGCCCCACCATCGCGCCATTAGTACAGCGCCCGCGCGCGCGATAGCACGTATCTCTGCCTCCAGCTCCGCGCTCGCTATCTCGACTCTATGTGTACACAAGCCAGTCAACAAACATGCATTTTTGTATTCAATTGCACGATTGGTTTTATGAAGAGACCCTCGCGACGGTGGACTCTGCCAGCGCTGCAGCACGCCGGCGCAAGCCGCGTGATCGACGCCGCCCCCCGTCCGCGCCGCCGACGCCGTCGACGCCGTCGAGAATCTCCACTGAAGAACTGGTAGAAGCACTCCGACCGCATCTTCTGTCACCCAAGCGCATGTGGACGCTGGGGTATCCGCTTGAGATTGATCCGAACTCGTCGAAAGCGGTTGTGTATATCAATCCACCGCCTCGACCCCGACCTCTACCAGCAACTACGTGGGACGTTAACGCGCCCGAGTTTGTGCCCGGCTCGCAGGGCGACAGCGGCCGCGGGTCGCTGGGTTCGACTCCGCGCTCCGACAGTGATGAAGAAGCGGATACAGTGGAACATTTGTGTGTACGTTGTGATAAAATGTTTCGAATGACTCGCGAAGGTGAATATCTGAAGGATGAACCGTGTCTCTATCATTGGGGACGTGTGAGTGGTGATTGCCGTTACACATGCTGCAAGTCACCATTGGGTGTCAGAGGATGTAGCTCAGCTCGTTTCCATGTATGGAGCGGCACTCGACCAGGCATGAATGGGCCTCTCGAAGGTTATGTGCGGGCCCGTTCGCCTCGCGGTGGTGTATACGCCATCGATACAGAGATGTGTTACACAACGGCAGGCCTGGAATTAGCTAGTATTGCGGTCATCGCCGCTGATGGCCGACTTGTATACAAATCACTAGTAAAACCGAGCTCACCTGTAGTTGATCACAACACTCGTTTCTCGGGCATCAGGCCGCGCGACTTGGCGCGCGCGACTAAGACGCTGCGAGATGTTCAAAATGACATACTTGGATTCGTGGGCACAGACACGATCCTAATCGGACATGCCCTGGACAATGACCTGCGTGCACTGAAGCTGCTGCATGGCGCCGTGGTGGACACCTGCGCGCTGTACCCTCACGCGCGAGGCTTCCCCATGCGCCGCTCGCTGCGGGCCCTCTCTGAGGAGCTGCTGGGACGCATCGTTCAACGCGGGAGCGCTGGCCACTCGCCTCTCGAAGACGCCCGAGCCGCTATGGATCTAGTACTTCTCAAAGTTCACGAAGAGAGAGCAAACCGTACACGTATTTCGAACCAACTACCCATGCTGCAGCCGTATGATCCGTTAATTAGTGCCGCCTAAATACTGAGTTAAGTTTAAGACGACTGTTCTATGGACAAGAAATAATGATTGAGGACTGACAATTTTTAAGTGACAAATTCGTCACGTTGACGGAGCTGCGCGTACTGTAACAGTATGTGCCTTCGAATTGCAATTACAGCAATAAACgtgatattttttcttaaaaactttgtttgttttaaccTGTTCCTAAATACACACAAGAAAAGGGGTATGTAACATTTTCTAAAAGAGCTTCTCTTATTGATCAGCTACAATGAATTTAAGCTTAGCATAGGATTCAAAATATCAGATCATAATTAACTGTGACACCGTTTCGTATTCAACATTAATAATCCGTTAGATTAAATTGTGGTAGTGTTTTGTGTGTCACTGTAGGTAGAGCCATAAAAACTTTCACTATGTTAGGTTTCTCTGCTACGTAACCAGCGCTAGTTTGAGTATGCAACTGGAAGTTTTCCCTCGCTTAGCTAGAGCTAGATATGTATTCAATTCATTAGAATAGATCATAATAAAATACGATACTCATATAACGTAGAGCCGTGCTACAATATTCTTCTGACGTAAGGGATTCCCAGATTGCGAGATAATACCAATACACTAATGATTCATGAATGAAGGGTAACGGAAACATTACGGGAAAATCACACGTGCGCAGTCTCAAAGTTTCTGAGGAAACTTATGATTCTTATACGAAACTTCCTTAAGATTGTTTTATATCCGATTGTTATCAATATTTGATCACAATAATGATGTAATTTTCCTAATGACTAAGCCTTAGCGTCagcatattttttgttgttctcAAGAACTGAGTCAGCGCGCATCGATGTGGCTTCCCGGTAAAAGCTTTTTAAATGATCGCCTGACCTATATGATGCACGCGAGTATTAATCATAATAAGTATATTAATATGGTTAATGGTAGCTCGTCGAGACAAAATGTATAATGCTCTAGTTTCACTATAAAGAGACGCTTATTTAATCAGATATAATTGAATGACCGTGCACTCAAAGCCAGTTTACATAATActcttacataaataaatgatgaaacTGGTATGTCATGCGCTCCTAATGTCTTCCACTGGGACTGTCCGATTCtttaagaaattaataaaacaatagtttGTTTTCAATCTATTGATAGAGCCATGTTTTCTCTTAGTTGTTTTGAATTATGTAGTTCATCTCTTTATGTTTACCTGTTTAGGCCATCGTACGGAATATTGAAAACATGTAAAATACTTAAGATACTGCGTATATCAGCTAAGAAAGAGCAACGGCCTCTCGTCCGGTCGTCTGTTTGAGCGCTGTGTTTACGTTTCGTGTCGCCCAAAAACGTTTATATCCAATTCACAAAAAGAACACATCAACAAAGTGGATCAAATACCATGTGTTACAATTGTGTTtgctaaataaacaaatagtgCCAATCAAACAGGGCCACCTAATCATTGCTAATCATTGAGGACATATTCCATTACATTTATGATTTCCTTGATAGATAGCGAAACCTACTCTTAATAGTGTTTAACGTTAAATGTATTATCTAATCTATGTGTAACAATTAAATATGCTTTAGGATTTCTGAACAATACATCCGACACTCTTTATCTGTCGATCGAGATATTACAATATGatgtcaaatatttaaaataaacacaataacAGCCGGTTTGTTATGAATGATAGCATAGTTTGTGATGTGACTCTTAGTATCAACAAAAAACATGAATGACGCGTTGGTTATCGGCGAGCGAGGCACATTTCCACGAAAGAGAGCAGACGACAGGCGAGCCACGTCAGCACCGGATCGAATGAAACGGCCCAAAATAGATCTCTCGAAACGTAAGTATTGTACACTACGATGAATCCGTGATACCGATAATGATATCTGCACAATCGCAAGATACTCACATGTTGCTATCGCTGACGTTTGTGTAACCTCCGTATCGTATCGTGTTGTCTGATTGTTACAGCgctctgtcgtaatttttgtaCGAAAACTCGATAAACGCCTGTTTACTATTGCATTCGAAGAAACTATGAGTTTATTACAGTAGTAGCttgtgtgaatatttttatatacagttATTATTCAAGTTTCGTATCTCTGCGAATACATAGTTGATCTTTTTCTTAACCTTCAGTCAGAGGTGTACTTTGTtacaagtaaattatttattatttcttgctCGTGTGTAATAGTTTTTGTCTTGAAATGTTAGGAGGCAATGGCTTAAcgatgtacctaagtatgtagAGGTGACTTATGCATAATAGTTGAGAGTACATTGTGCTGGCCTCCATGGCGCCCGTCGTCGCACTCGCCTCCGCGTCAATAGGTACCTCTTTCACAATAATACTTGCACAAAATGAGGCGTTGTTTCGTCACCGACCACACTCCGACACGCCTACGTGGACCTCACCATGCAATACTTTATTCATAGGCGCTTTGTAAGCCAAACATACTCTACACACTGCCTACACTTTACTGCTCACACTTTATTGGATTTTGAGAAAATTCAACGTTACTGAACTCATTAAAATCATGAATCATTAACCCTATGATTCATTGACTAAGTAGTTGAACGCCTTGCTTTGATAATTAAACCAAATCTATATAGGTACCATAAATGATGTAGTCGTACATAATGTAACCACCTACTGCCTACATAAAGGATCGCGATGGTGGCTGGCCTCAACCAGACTGACAATGCCATTGGACCTTGAATTTGGTACGAGTATTACTGACACAGACGAGTTTTTGTCTCGGATAAGAATCGCTGGGCtcattatgtatgtataaaccAACAGTcatgattatttaaaataaacacaaaatatacattatatgtTCGTAACAATCATACATGATAATATTGACTATTGTATGtgttagtttttatatta
The DNA window shown above is from Helicoverpa zea isolate HzStark_Cry1AcR chromosome 16, ilHelZeax1.1, whole genome shotgun sequence and carries:
- the LOC124637859 gene encoding exonuclease GOR-like isoform X3, yielding MAATCDETLATVDSASAAARRRKPRDRRRPPSAPPTPSTPSRISTEELVEALRPHLLSPKRMWTLGYPLEIDPNSSKAVVYINPPPRPRPLPATTWDVNAPEFVPGSQGDSGRGSLGSTPRSDSDEEADTVEHLCVRCDKMFRMTREGEYLKDEPCLYHWGRVSGDCRYTCCKSPLGVRGCSSARFHVWSGTRPGMNGPLEGYVRARSPRGGVYAIDTEMCYTTAGLELASIAVIAADGRLVYKSLVKPSSPVVDHNTRFSGIRPRDLARATKTLRDVQNDILGFVGTDTILIGHALDNDLRALKLLHGAVVDTCALYPHARGFPMRRSLRALSEELLGRIVQRGSAGHSPLEDARAAMDLVLLKVHEERANRTRISNQLPMLQPYDPLISAA
- the LOC124637859 gene encoding exonuclease GOR-like isoform X1 — encoded protein: MGDIQAGQNLNAFLIGAITILFCVILHFVYKTAFKSKKKEAPQHEIESDSGAPAEEVSSETTATETRISGKTKKRATWKGKSEFSHPWLLKNLKGHPGTVLLVDFSANGKFMAATCDETLATVDSASAAARRRKPRDRRRPPSAPPTPSTPSRISTEELVEALRPHLLSPKRMWTLGYPLEIDPNSSKAVVYINPPPRPRPLPATTWDVNAPEFVPGSQGDSGRGSLGSTPRSDSDEEADTVEHLCVRCDKMFRMTREGEYLKDEPCLYHWGRVSGDCRYTCCKSPLGVRGCSSARFHVWSGTRPGMNGPLEGYVRARSPRGGVYAIDTEMCYTTAGLELASIAVIAADGRLVYKSLVKPSSPVVDHNTRFSGIRPRDLARATKTLRDVQNDILGFVGTDTILIGHALDNDLRALKLLHGAVVDTCALYPHARGFPMRRSLRALSEELLGRIVQRGSAGHSPLEDARAAMDLVLLKVHEERANRTRISNQLPMLQPYDPLISAA